The Anolis carolinensis isolate JA03-04 chromosome 1, rAnoCar3.1.pri, whole genome shotgun sequence genome window below encodes:
- the LOC134295294 gene encoding olfactomedin-like isoform X2 has protein sequence MNTILPYLLLVASLVIVDGSHIAKVVGVRDASGQCICTMHLANVVFPAPRVEQLESDFYNLTNQLQEQLNEIYNGRNNMSIITTNLTDLAARIKYAKTYGTHIDLNFDKVINDLQSVIAVAQDISKNATTDSTKKLVDSLIEQINNINTAVTTMEGHDKNNIVTIQREINNLRKKLQECEEAIASGAGLANLSMSPPVGSCNHDGLLRVNGPILVKLNWKGADFKAGAWGKDFALGAKSPDHYWVFPANKNNYTLESFRLYSSYRKLMLYFPVMEFSLQGANDKCENCGQGAGVIFYNGSFYYNCYHSRDLCKIDPQTLRLLHKELEDEDPPSFNNMFSYKGVEFQDMDMAGDEKGLWMIHGSKVANGNMVIRKVNPDTLQLDTPWTTSQKKRNVSNAFMICGVLYATKRVNSTHEVIFYAFDTNSAKEHSLRIFLNKPLPTMQSLSYNPNDQKLYMYNDGYLVYYDVKFKPRVAKRAGPALAADSGLDIHDGKSQSLVVKSAQSAADKEDRSLGNRQQKTKTSKGEISAIHESRMM, from the exons GTCATTGTTGATGGTAGTCACATTGCGAAAGTCGTAGGAGTGAGAGATGCAAGTGGCCAATGTATTTGTACCATGCATCTGGCCAACGTCGTCTTTCCTGCGCCAAGGGTGGAGCAACTGGAGAGTGACTTCTACAACCTGACTAATCAATTGCAGGAACAACTGAATGAG ATTTATAATGGCAGAAATAATATGTCTATTATTACAACCAACTTAACTGACCTGGCAGCACGCATAAAGTATGCAAAGACGTATGGCACTCACATTGATCTGAACTTCGACAAGGTTATCAATGACCTTCAATCAGTGATAGCAGTGGCACAGGATATAAGCAAGAATGCAACCACAGATAGCACAAAGAAACTGGTTGACAGCTTGATTGAACAG ATTAATAACATCAACACTGCAGTAACAACCATGGAAGGTCACGACAAGAACAATATAGTTACAATACAACGTGAGATCAATAACCTGCGGAAAAAGCTACAAGAATGTGAGGAAGCAATTGCCAGTGGTGCTGGTCTTGCAAATCTGTCAATGTCACCACCAGTTG GTTCATGCAACCATGATGGGCTACTGCGAGTAAATGGACCTATTTTGGTAAAGCTCAACTGGAAAGGGGCAGATTTCAAAGCTGGAGCCTGGGGAAAAGATTTTGCACTTGGAGCTAAATCACCAGATCATTATTGGGTATTCCCAGCCAACAAAAACAACTATACATTGGAGTCTTTCCGCTTGTATTCTTCTTACAGAAAATTGATGCTTTATTTTCCAGTGATGGAATTTAGCCTTCAAGGTGCTAATGATAAATGTGAAAACTGTGGACAAGGGGCTGGTGTAATCTTCTACAATGGCTCTTTCTATTACAACTGTTACCACAGCAGGGATCTGTGCAAAATAGATCCACAAACTTTGCGACTCTTGCATAAGGAGCTGGAGGATGAAGATCCTCCTTCCTTTAATAACATGTTCTCCTATAAAGGTGTTGAATTTCAAGACATGGACATGGCTGGGGATGAAAAGGGGCTTTGGATGATTCATGGATCTAAAGTGGCCAATGGGAACATGGTCATTAGGAAAGTCAACCCAGACACCTTGCAGTTAGATACACCTTGGACCACTTCACAGAAGAAGAGAAATGTCAGCAATGCGTTCATGATCTGTGGGGTGCTGTATGCCACCAAAAGAGTGAATTCGACTCATGAGGTGATATTTTATGCATTTGACACCAACTCGGCCAAGGAACACAGTTTACGTATCTTTTTGAACAAACCTCTTCCTACCATGCAGAGTCTGAGTTATAACCCTAATGACCAGAAGCTCTACATGTACAATGATGGCTACCTTGTCTACTACGATGTCAAATTCAAACCCCGTGTGGCAAAAAGGGCAGGACCAGCACTTGCTGCTGATAGTGGGTTGGATATCCATGATGGGAAAAGCCAGAGCCTGGTTGTCAAGTCAGCACAAAGTGCTGCGGATAAGGAGGACCGTAGCTTAGGTAATCGCCAGCAAAAGACTAAGACAAGCAAGGGAGAAATCAGTGCCATTCATGAGAGCAGGATGATGTGA
- the LOC134295294 gene encoding olfactomedin-like isoform X1, producing MNTILPYLLLVASLVIVDGSHIAKVVGVRDASGQCICTMHLANVVFPAPRVEQLESDFYNLTNQLQEQLNEIYNGRNNMSIITTNLTDLAARIKYAKTYGTHIDLNFDKVINDLQSVIAVAQDISKNATTDSTKKLVDSLIEQINNINTAVTTMEGHDKNNIVTIQREINNLRKKLQECEEAIASGAGLANLSMSPPVGDCNHGGILKVSDPVLVKLNWKGSDFKAGSWGKDFAVGTKTPDHYWVFPLNKDERTLESYRLYSSYKKLLIYSPVREYSLNIRNNPNCEDCGQGAGVIFFNGSFYYNCFDSRALCRADPFSMRISRENIEDQDPASFNNWFSYKGVKYQDIDLAGDEKGLWMVHGSTLSNGKLVIKKVDPETLKVGIPWITSQSKDALSNSFMICGVLYATKRKNSTHDEINYMYDTNTGQESNIKIFIEKPLPTVQSLNYNPNDRKLYMYNDGYLVSYNITFINSKSKVLKDVAANEQDQASGAEGEHSLVKSGSQSTTSQDNPSSDSISNQQQYQEKTPVSVTVEKRETMREGSHIVASQ from the exons GTCATTGTTGATGGTAGTCACATTGCGAAAGTCGTAGGAGTGAGAGATGCAAGTGGCCAATGTATTTGTACCATGCATCTGGCCAACGTCGTCTTTCCTGCGCCAAGGGTGGAGCAACTGGAGAGTGACTTCTACAACCTGACTAATCAATTGCAGGAACAACTGAATGAG ATTTATAATGGCAGAAATAATATGTCTATTATTACAACCAACTTAACTGACCTGGCAGCACGCATAAAGTATGCAAAGACGTATGGCACTCACATTGATCTGAACTTCGACAAGGTTATCAATGACCTTCAATCAGTGATAGCAGTGGCACAGGATATAAGCAAGAATGCAACCACAGATAGCACAAAGAAACTGGTTGACAGCTTGATTGAACAG ATTAATAACATCAACACTGCAGTAACAACCATGGAAGGTCACGACAAGAACAATATAGTTACAATACAACGTGAGATCAATAACCTGCGGAAAAAGCTACAAGAATGTGAGGAAGCAATTGCCAGTGGTGCTGGTCTTGCAAATCTGTCAATGTCACCACCAGTTG GAGACTGCAACCATGGCGGGATACTGAAGGTCAGTGATCCTGTTTTAGTGAAGCTCAACTGGAAAGGTTCAGATTTCAAAGCTGGATCTTGGGGAAAAGATTTTGCTGTTGGGACGAAAACCCCAGATCATTATTGGGTTTTCCCACTGAACAAAGATGAACGTACTTTGGAGAGCTATCGTCTGTACTCTTCATATAAGAAATTATTAATTTATTCTCCAGTCCGGGAGTATAGCCTTAACATTAGGAACAATCCAAACTGTGAAGATTGTGGCCAAGGTGCTGGGGTGATCTTCTTCAATGGTTCCTTTTATTACAACTGCTTTGACAGCAGGGCCTTGTGCAGGGCTGATCCATTCAGCATGCGAATTTCACGTGAGAATATAGAAGACCAGGATCCTGCTTCTTTCAATAACTGGTTTTCCTATAAGGGAGTCAAATATCAGGACATAGACTTGGCTGGAGATGAAAAAGGCCTTTGGATGGTTCATGGCTCAACACTGTCCAATGGGAAATTGGTGATTAAGAAAGTAGACCCTGAAACCTTGAAGGTGGGAATACCTTGGATAACTTCGCAGAGTAAAGATGCGCTCAGTAATAGCTTTATGATCTGTGGTGTGCTGTATGCAACCAAGAGAAAGAATTCAACTCATGATGAGATAAATTACATGTATGACACCAACACAGGTCAGGAAAGCAACATCAAAATCTTTATCGAGAAACCACTTCCTACAGTGCAGAGTTTGAATTACAATCCCAATGATCGGAAGCTCTACATGTACAATGATGGCTATCTGGTTTCTTATAATATCACATTCATCAACAGCAAAAGTAAGGTATTGAAAGATGTAGCTGCAAATGAACAAGATCAGGCTTCTGGAGCTGAAGGAGAGCACAGTCTGGTAAAAAGTGGGTCACAGTCTACTACAAGCCAGGATAATCCCAGTTCAGATAGTATTAGTAACCAGCAGCAATACCAAGAGAAAACCCCTGTTTCTGTTACAGTTGAAAAACGGGAAACCATGAGAGAAGGTAGCCATATTGTTGCTAGTCAGTGA